A window of Gadus chalcogrammus isolate NIFS_2021 unplaced genomic scaffold, NIFS_Gcha_1.0 GACHA025, whole genome shotgun sequence contains these coding sequences:
- the lhx9 gene encoding LIM/homeobox protein Lhx9 isoform X4 yields MPSMSPEKPALCAGCGGKISDRYYLLAVDKQWHLRCLKCCECKLALESELTCFAKDGSIYCKEDYYRRFSVQRCARCHLGISASEMVMRARDSVYHLSCFTCTTCNKTLSTGDHFGMKDNLVYCRGHFETGGAPGAGDYHPQLNYAELAGKGGGGLALPYFNGGTGTAQKGRPRKRKSPAMGIDIAGYNTGCNENDGDHLDRDSQSYPPSQKTKRMRTSFKHHQLRTMKSYFAINHNPDAKDLKQLAQKTGLTKRVLQVWFQNARAKFRRNVLRQENGGVDKADGASLPPPSSDSGAMTPPSSAATLTELTNPSITVVTSVTSSLDSHDSGSPSQTTLTNLF; encoded by the exons ATGCCCTCCATGAGCCCGGAGAAGCCGGCCCTGTGTGCCGGCTGCGGGGGTAAGATCTCGGACAGGTACTACCTCCTGGCCGTGGACAAGCAGTGGCACCTGCGCTGTCTCAAATGCTGTGAATGTAAGCTCGCGCTGGAGTCGGAGCTCACGTGCTTCGCCAAGGACGGCAGCATCTACTGCAAAGAGGATTACTACAG AAGGTTCTCCGTGCAGAGGTGCGCGCGCTGCCACCTCGGCATCTCCGCGTCGGAGATGGTGATGCGCGCGCGCGACTCCGTGTACCACCTGAGCTGCTTCACGTGCACCACGTGCAACAAGACGCTGTCCACGGGCGACCACTTCGGCATGAAGGACAACCTGGTGTACTGCCGGGGCCACTTCGAGAccgggggggccccgggggcggGGGACTACCACCCGCAGCTCAACTACGCCGAGCTCGCGGGcaagggcggcggcggcctcgcGCTGCCCTATTTTAACGGCGGCACCGGGACGGCCCAGAAGGGGCGGCCCCGCAAGAGGAAGAGCCCGGCCATGGGAATCGACATAGCCGGCTACAACACAG GCTGCAACGAGAACGACGGCGATCACCTGGACCGCGATTCACAGTCCTACCCGCCGTCGCAGAAGACCAAGCGCATGCGGACCTCCTTCAAGCACCACCAGCTCCGCACCATGAAGTCCTACTTCGCCATCAACCACAACCCAGACGCCAAGGACCTGAAACAGCTGGCCCAGAAAACAGGCCTCACCAAGCGAGTGTTGCAG GTTTGGTTCCAAAACGCGAGGGCCAAATTCAGAAGGAACGTTTTGCGACAGGAGAATGGGGGTGTTGATAAGGCTGATGGCGCCTCCCTCCCGCCTCCCTCGTCCGACAGTGGGGccatgacccccccctccagcgcGGCCACACTAACAGAACTGACAAATCCCTCTATCACGGTCGTGACCTCGGTCACCTCGAGTCTGGACAGCCACGATTCGGGGAGCCCGTCACAAACCACCTTGACAAACCTTTTCTAA